The following coding sequences lie in one Ostrea edulis chromosome 8, xbOstEdul1.1, whole genome shotgun sequence genomic window:
- the LOC125661963 gene encoding uncharacterized protein LOC125661963, protein MFGSLSPLSINTEHGDTMKSAEAVSSPPVKPLLDEPRLTATIDTGYNRLLSVSCLSEDQVWTGGENETMKLLNLQSKLLTSIQTKSGRQPGGIAVTRDGDFVYTDPSKRTLNLIKNKKIQTVITLQGWVPLFFCCTASDDLLVTMVSDDLKQSKVVRYSGSTEKQSIQFDDQSRPLYSSGYNKYISENKNLDICVADYTASAVVVVNQSGKLRFRYTSHPSNTEPSFYPYGITTDSQSHILTADSNNHRIHILDQDGQFLRYIHCDLCRPFGLCVDIRDNLFVAECHTAKVKKIQYL, encoded by the coding sequence atgtttggttctctgtcgccattatccattaacacagaacatggcgacacaatgaagtcagcagaagctgtatcgtctcctccagtcaaaccattaCTTGATGAGCCGCGCCTTACCGCCACCATTGACACTGGGTATAACAGACTActcagtgttagctgtctgagtgaagatcaagtctggacaggCGGGGAGAACGAAaccatgaagctgctcaacctccagagtaaacttctgacatcaatacaaaccaagtcagggagACAACCAGGGggcatagcagtgacacgggacggagatttTGTTTATACTGACCCTAGTAAAAGAACTTTAAacttaataaagaacaaaaagatacagaccgtgatcacactacaggggtgggtACCTCTCTTTTTCTGCTGTACCGCCTCTgatgatctcctggttaccatggtcAGTGATGATCtcaaacaatccaaagtcgtgcgttactccggctccacagagaaacaaagcattcagtttgatgatcagagtcgtcctctctattcatctgGTTACAATAAATACATCagtgagaacaagaacctggatatctgtgtggctgactatacagctagtgcagtagtggtggtcaatcagtcaggaaaactccgatttagatacactagtcatccctctaataccgagCCTTCATTTTATCCAtacggcatcactacagacagccagagtcacatcctgacagcagacagtaacaatcaccgtatccacatcctagatcaggacggacagttcctccgttacattcactgtgatttatGCCGTCCAttcggtttatgtgtggacatcagagacaacctctttgtggctgagtgtcacactgctaaagtgaagaaaatccaatatctataa